TCGTGCAGTAGTTGCTTGAGGTACAACCACAGGAACTACTTGATACAGACAACCTAAAATATCAAGCTCTCTCTCATTTCTTTTGCCGATAATATCGTAAAATACAAAATCTCCTGGTGCTTGAAAATACTTACTCAAGTAGATACCATAAACAGACTTAAAGAATGCTGGTAGATGACAGTTATTAAGTAGACAATATTCTCTAATCTGCGCTAATTCAGTTCCAGTGATTTGTACTTTTCTCGATTGAATTTTATTTTCCTTCTGAGGTTTTATATAAGAAGTAACAGGAATAACCTTACTTAAGGATTGCTGCCAATACTGCTGATTTTCTTGAGTATCAAATCCCAGACGATGCTCATCAATACAATCATAAAAAGAATATTCCTCAACGTTTTGAGGATTTTTGTTGGCTTTTAAAGCCAAGTAAACTTTGCTAACTTTTTCAAAAAAGATTTTACCAGAATATCCATCAAATAGAATATGAGGCGCACCTAATATTGCAGTATAACTACCCTGCTGCTCTTTGACTAAAATATTCTTAAACAAATATTCTTCGTTTAAATCTAACTTGACTTTAACTTTTTCTTGGACGACTTGATCTAAACTATTAAAGTCATTACTAGTTTCAATATCAATATATTCAAAATGAATATTAGCTTTTTTATCTACAAATTGAAAAGGTTCATCCTGATAAAAGACAAACCTAGTTTTAATAGTGTCATTTTCTTGACATACTATTTTTACTGCTTGTTCCCAAATAAATCTATCTAAAGTTTGTGGTAACTTTACTGATAGTCCTAAACTAAAAATACTACTATCTGAATGAAGTATATTATCTAGATATAAATCTATTTGTGTAGCTGTTAGTCGGGCAATTTTTCCAATTCTTGAGGGTTCATAAGGGTCATCTATGATACTTCCTGTGACTAAAGCCTGAAACACTTCTGAAGTTGAGATAGTTGCCATGTTGCTACCTTAAGAATTGTTAGTTATAGCCAGTTTTAGGTGGAAAAACTTTATTTGGTTAATTTAGGATTATGCTGATGCACTGGAAGCTGAATTAAAAATTCAGTTCCTTGTCCTGGAACTGACGAGCAGCTTATTTTTCCTGTATGTTTTTCTACAATAATTTTGTAGCTAATAGATAATCCTAAACCAGTCCCTTTGCCGATGGATTTGGTAGTAAAGAAAGGATTAAATATCTGAGAAATTGTATCTGTCGTTATACCAATTCCATTATCAGCAATACGAATCGCCAGCAAATTTTGCTCTAATACCTCAGTGGTGATTTTGATATAACTTGGATTTATTGCGGATTCTTCCACTGAACGCATAGAGTTATATTCTTCTAAAGCATCGATAGCATTAGTTAACAAATTCATAAATACTTGGTTGAGTTGACTAGGATAACAGTCAATTAATGGTAAATCGCCATAGTTTTTAATAATTTTAATTTGAGGATGTACTGAATCAGTTTTGAGTCGATGCTGCAAGATTAGTAGAGTGTTGTCAATACCCTCATGAATATCTACTTGCTTTATTTCTGCTTCATCTAGGCGGGAGAAGTTCCGTAAACTCAGAACTATCTGACGGATGCGATCGGCTCCTATTTTCATAGAAGATATCAACTTTGGTAAGTCGTTGAGCAAAAATTCCAGGTCAATATCCTCTTTTTCTGCCAGCATTTGCGGAGTTAAATCAGGCGACTCTTCCTCATAAATTTTGATGAGCCTTAGTAAGTCTTCAATGTATTCACTTGCATGGGCAATATTTCCATAGATAAAGTTAATTGGATTATTAATTTCATGAGCTACACCAGCAACTAGTTGACCTAGACTCGACATTTTTTCCTTTTGAATCATCTGTAACTGTGTAGCTTGCAGTTGTTGTAGCGTAAACTCTAATTCTTTTGCTTGTTCTTTTAAACATATATTCTTTTCATTTAATTCTTGGGTTCTTTCTTCGACTTTTAACTCCAGATTTTTGCTATAGTTTTCCAATTCCTGATTAGCTTGTTGCAAATTATCATTCAGTTGAGATAAGTTGCTATAAAGCTTGGCATTTTCGATGGAAATAGCTGCTTGAGATGCCAGAATTTTTAAAACCTCTAAACGTTCAGTTGTAAACGCATTTGTTGTTAAATTATTTTCTAAGAAAAGGATGCCAATGAGTTTATTTTGATGAATTATTGGCGTACATAAAATAGATTTACACTGCTTGCTAATAATATAAGGATCGCTAATAAATATGCCTTCACAACTAGCATCACCAAGAACAACGCTTTCTTTAGTTCTCACTACATAGTTAATGATTGACATTGGTAAGTATTGGTCAGTATCTAAAGGTACAGATGTCTTGGAAATTAGCTCATTATTATGGAAACCAACTACTGCCTCTATTACCATTTGACCATTTTTTTCTAAAAGGAAGCAACTGCTTTGTGCGCCAGCATTTTCCATAACAATTGTCATTAATTTCGCAAGTAAATTATCTAGCATAATTTCGCTAGAAATAGCTTGTGAGGCTTTAAAAACTGTATTTAAATCAAAAGATGCTAAATTGCTTACTTTGCTAGAAGTAGTTATTGAACCAGACTTTAAACTGGAGGAGTCATGACTTATTTTTAATGAAAAATACTCAGGATATTTTAATTCTAATTCCTTAACTTTTGTAATAGCTCCCCAACGTATGTATGTATTATAAGACTCTTTCAGATAAAAAAGAGCTTGCTTATCTCTACCACGAGAAAAGTAAAATTCTGCTGCTAATTCATTGGCTAATGCTTCTTCTTGAAGATATGCTTGCTCTTTTGCTCCTTGAATAGCTAGCTCATAATACTCCATTGCTACAAAAGTTTGTCCTAAAATTCGTGCCTTTTCTGCCTCTACAAGATTATATTTATGCTGATAGTTAGCAGGAGCCTGACTAGCCCATAACTGCATTTTCTCTTGATTTGCATTAATAATATTTAGATATTCTTGTTGAATATGAGGTTCAACATTGGGATATAAAGCAATCAAGGCTAAAGAATAATATAAGTTATGGATGCCAACTGACATCATGCCCATGACACTGCTGATATACTCTGAAGCCAAGTTAGCATTATCAACTGCTTGAGTATAATCTTTCAATAAATAATTGAGAATCATTTTGGCAACATAAACAACAAACAATGAAGTAGCATTATTAGTAGCTTCTAAATATGTCACCATCTTTGATTCATCAAAACTATCACCAATTAAAAGATGTTTATTTTCTGATAAATCTTGTAAATTTAATATTAATTGATGCCAAATTTTAATGTAAATTATAGGAAAATCTAGTTGGAATTTTTGTAGCAAATCAATATAGTAAACTTGCTGTTGGGCTACTAATTCAAGCTGTTCGCCACTAAAGAATAGATGACCACAATAGTGAACAGAGCAATACCCAACATACTCTAAATCTCCAATTTCTAAAGCATTTTGGATACCATCATGAAGGGGAGTAATTGTTTCTCTAATATGCTCTTTCCAATGAATTGTAAAACCATAAAATGGTGCATATACTTTACTTTTAATACCAATAGCTGGGAATTGCTCTAATAGCTGCCAAGCTATTTGACCAGAGTGATATCCTGCATCAATATTTTCTAGATAGCCACACAAAAGCATACCATAGTAAGCATATCCGTGAGCAGCTAAAGGTGAATGTCCGTGTTTTATGCAGAGATTGACAACAGTTAAAATTAGCTGGGGAAAAGTTGTTTTTGTTGGATTAGTAATAAAAGCAGCACCAGCAATAGTAACTAGGATTTTTAAAGCTGCTAATATGCAAGGATCTGTAAGAACTGGAAAATCTTTTAAATCCTCAAGTTTAGGTAAATTAGCGATGGTAGTTTGTTTATTTGGTGTCTCAGATAAAGATATTCCTAGCTGTGCGATCGCCTCTAGTCCAGCATCAATGGCTTGAAGCATTTGATTTTGAGCCATGTAAAACTGGATCTGTAATTGATACGCTTTAACTCGATCTAGCAAACTAGTAGCTTTTTCTAAGATAGTTTCGGTGAGGATGGCGGCACGATTAAAGTTAGCATTTAAGTATTCTATTTCTACGCTTTCTAAATGCAGTGCTAGCATCAGTTCGTAATGGCTTTCCCAAGCTGATGCTTGAAGCAATCCTAGCCCGATTTTGGAATAACTCAGCGCAGCTTCGTATGCTGATGCTGCTTTGGCTTTCTGGCTAGCTATCAAATTTAATTGAGCTAGTTCATCCTTTTGATGCTGTTCATGAATAAATTCAGCCCCAAAATTTAGATGATTGACAATATCAAAAATATTTTCTTCAATCTCTTGTGTTTGGTAAGACTGAAGTAATAATTGCCCAATTTTTAGATGAGTCTGCTTTCTTTGTGATTCTGGAATGAGAGAATAAGCTGCTTGCTGAACGCGATCGTGGAAAAACTTATATGAAATTTTTAATGTTTGAGAAGCTATTGAGTTAGATGTATCTTGATCTAATAGCAACGGAGCCTTATAGTTTTCGCTTAGTGGCGAAATTAAACTTGCTTGGAGTGCTTCCCATAAATCTGTTGCCGTTTCTGACTGAGACTTTTCATTGACAATTGCCAAAATATCTATACTGAAGCGATTTCCCACACAAGCAGCTAATTTTAATACCTGTTGTGTCTGCTTGGGCAATTTTTTTATGTTTCTCGTAATTAATTCGATGGCATCGTAATCTGTGATGCCAATGGTCTGGATTTGTTCAATTTCACATTGCCATACTCCACTATTAAAGTCAAACTTTAATAGCTTTTCCTGATACATCGTTTGAAGTAGCTGGTTGATGAAAAAAGGATTTCCTTGGGTTTTCTGAAAAATTAGGTTCGCTAATGTTATCGTATTGTCTGCTGTACTATGTAAAGTATCTGTTATTATTTGATGTACATTTTTAATTTTTAAGGGTTCTAGGATAATATTATTTACAACTGTTCCTGATTTTTGAATTTCATTCAATGCTTGCAGCAAATAATGAGTTGATATAATTTCATTATCCCGATATGCTCCAATTATTAATAAATATTGATTATCAGGTTCAAGCATTAGCATCTTAATCAATTTTAAAGATGCTAAATCTGCCCATTGTAAATCATCTAAGAATAAGACGAGTGGGTGTTCTTGCTGAGTAAATACCTTAATAAAATTTTGGAAGACTCGATTAAAGCGATTTTGTGATTCAGTCGCTCCTAGCTGTGGAACAGATGGCTGTTGACCAACAATTTTTTCAATTTCGGGAATAACATCAATAATAACTTGGCCAATGTCACCAAATGCTTCTAAAAGTTGTTGTTTCCAAACAACTATTCTTTCATGACTCTCTGTTAATAGCTGTTGAGTTAGTTCTTGAAATGATTGAATTAAGGCCGCATAAGGAATATTCCGCTTAAATTGCTCAAATTTACCAGATATAAAATATCCCCGTTGCCGAATAATAGGTTTATGAATTTCATTAACTAAGCAAGATTTACCAATTCCTGCATAGCCAGAAACTAACATCATCTCAGTCTTGCCAGCACTTACTCTGTCAAAAGCTGATATGAGATATGCTACTTCTTCTTCACGCCCATAAAGCTTTTGAGGAATGGTAAACTGGCTAGATTTATCTAATTTCCCAGGAATAAAATTTTCAATTTTGCCATTATTTAATAGTTGTTTAAGACAAATCTCTAAATCTGCTTTTAAACCTAAGCCACTTTGATATCTTTCTTCAGCCGTTTTAGATAACAATTTCATAATAATCTTAGATAACCCTTCTGGAACTTTAGGGTTAACTTGATCAGGCGCTATGGGTTGTTTGGCAATATGAAAGTGAACTATCTCTAAGGGATCAATGCTATTAAAAGGTAACTTAGAGGTCAGCAGTTCATATAAAGTTATGCCTAAAGAGTAAAAGTCTGTACGGTAGTCAATTGACCTATTCATCCGCCCTGTTTGCTCTGGAGACATATAAGCAAGTGTCCCTTTTAGCAAATTGGGGTTACTGATAATTGCATTTTCTTTTGATAGACGTGATGCAATACTAAAATCAGTAATTTTAACTTGCATCGATTTAGGATTAATAATTATATTTTGTGGCTTAATATCTTTATGAATAATATTTTCTTTATGTAAACTTGTAATAATTTCTGTAAGTTGGATAGATATTTTTAAACAATCTATTACATTAGGTTTAATATTGTCTATGTACTGTTTTAGGTTTATCCCTGCAATATCCTCTAGAACTAAAGTAATGCAATTTTGAAAGTTTTCTAAACCATATACTTTAATAATGCCTGGTAAGTTTAGAGATTTAGAAATCTCATACTCATGTTTAAATCCTGTAACGTATTCAAGATTGGAATACTCACTTTTAAGACTTTTTAAAACGACATTTTTCTGATTTTCAATATGTTGCGCTCTATAAACAATAGTCTCTAAACCTTCAGAGATTATTTCTAGTACTTTATATTGAGAATTTGTAGACATTGGGGTTCTAATTTTTAATTAAATAGCTGTTTTTGCGGTAACTCATTTGAAAACAGCTCTAAAAATAAGTTTGCTGTTTCAACTCGCTTAAATAACAATAAAAGCGGTTAATAAGTATTTTTACTTAAACAGAATATAATGTAGTAAACACTATATATTTTGTTGATTGTAGTGGGGCTAAAGCTTAATTGTAATCAGCTAATATACTGTTATTACGTAGTCTTAGATTTACAATCTTCTACGCAATTGCCGATGTCAGTCCACCAAACTTTGGTTGCAATTTTTAAAAGGCGGCGCATATTTAATTGGTATTAGGACGCTGCAAAAAAATAGCGAAAAGAATGATCACAGATTTCAAAACTAATGACCAAGTAAAAGGAATTAGCAGCATATTGAAACTGGTGGAGATGACCTGCATGAGTAATGCGCCTACAACCGTGCCGAGGACATTTGCACGACCACCAGAGAAAGGCGTACCACCAACAACAACAGCTGCGATCGCATCAAATTCTGCATTTACACCCACCTTACTAGGATCACCCATACCCAGCCTTGCAGTTTCGATAAGTCCAGCAAACCCAGCCAGCAAAGCACTAATTAAATAGACTACATATTTCACACGCTCCGCCCGAATACCCGCCAGCCGTGCCGCTTCCTCGTTACCCCCAACGGCAACGATGTGATGTCCGAAAAGTGTAGAGCGGATACAGAAGAAAGCACCAATAATCACAACTGCGGCAATTACTACCTGAGTTGGGATAGAAGCGACATAGCCCTTGCCGAGTGCTTCAAAGGTTGGGTTGGTAAAAGGAACAAGCTTACCGTCCCCAATAACCTGAGCAATACCACGCCATAAAATAAGAGATGCTAAGGTAGTAATTAAGGCATCTAGTTTCAAACGTGAAATCAGAAAACCGTTGAGAAGACCAACCAACAAAGCAGCACTCAAAGCAAACAAGACAGCAACAACTATCCCATATTTAATCAGCAAAGCCGCAACAACTGATACTAATGCCATAGTAGAGCCGACCGTCAGGTCAATGCCACGGGAAGCAATGACAAAGGTCATACCAATGGCAACTAACATGGTTGTGGATACTTGCAACAACATATTCAAAGTGTTGCTAACTGTGGCGAAACGCGGAGTAAAGACGGCGTTGGCAATATAGAAAATTAAGAGTGCCGCAGGTGCGCCAAAGTTTGGGTTCCACAGGGTTTGCCAACCTAGCTTATGCTTTTTTCTCTTCATCTCTTACCTCGCTGGGAGACTCCAAACTCTGCAAAACAGATATGGATAGGGAATAAGGGGGAATTTTAGGAGGGGGAACCCAGCAAAATTCCAGAAGTGATTGGCTTTGGCTGAGGAAGGCGGGATATTGGGCAATTTCTTCACTAGAAGAAAATAGCCAAGTCAATCATTTGAGAGATTAAAGAAGAATTATGCTCTTGTGAGCAACCCTGTGTATAGTGTCGTTGGGAAGATTCACATAGATGTTTTTCTAGTTAGGGTCTTCCAGATAAAAAATATTTAAACTGACGCACCCATTGAGCCAAATCCACCACCACCGGGAGTTTCTATGACAAAAACATCCCCAGGTTGCATTTCGACTGTTGCAGTACTATCTAAATATTCCTGTCTGCCATCTTGTCTTTCTATCCAGTTAAACCCAACTTTTCCCGCTTCTCCACCATCTAAACCAAAAGGCGGGACATGACGATGACCAGAAAGAATATTCGCGGTCATTGGTTCAAGAAACTTAATGCGGCGAATCACACCGTTACCACCTGAATATTTTCCTTGACCACCGCTATCAGGACGTAGAGAAAAGCTTTCTACTTGCACAGGATAGCGAGTTTCTAAAACTTCTGGGTCAGTCAAACGGGAGTTGGTCATGTGGGTTTGCACTGCATCTGTACCATGAAAATTCGCCCCTGCGCCAGAACCACCACAGATAGTTTCATAGTATTGATAGCGCTCATTACCAAAAGTAAAATTATTCATTGTGCCTTGAGAAGCAGCACCTACACCCAAAGCACCATATAAAGCATCAACAATAGTTTGCGATGTCTCCACATTCCCTGCAACTACTGCGGCTGGATAGGTGGGATTAAGCATACAACCTTCAGGAATGATAATTTCTAATGGTTTAAGACATCCGGCGTTGAGAGGAATATTGTCATCAACTAAAGTACGGAAAACGTATAAAACTGCTGCTTGAGTGACAGCTTTAGGCGCATTAAAGTTACTATTTAGTTGCTCAGATGTGCCAGTAAAATCAATAATTGCACTACGCTGTTCTCGGTTAATTGTCACTTTAACTTGAATTATAGCGCCACTATCCATTTCATAAGTAAAAGAGCCATCTTTAAGAACATCTATTGCTCGTCTTACTGACTCCTCAGCATTATTTTGCACAAATTTCATATATGCTTGTACTGTTTGAAGTCCATACTGAGCAACCATTTTTTGTAGTTCTTGCGCTCCTCTTTCATTAGCGGCAATTTGTGCATTAAAATCTGCAATATTTTGGTCAGGGTTACGAGCAGGATAGGGATGATTTAAAAGTAACTCCCTGACTGCTGTTTCTTGAA
Above is a genomic segment from Nostoc sp. MS1 containing:
- a CDS encoding ABC transporter permease; its protein translation is MKRKKHKLGWQTLWNPNFGAPAALLIFYIANAVFTPRFATVSNTLNMLLQVSTTMLVAIGMTFVIASRGIDLTVGSTMALVSVVAALLIKYGIVVAVLFALSAALLVGLLNGFLISRLKLDALITTLASLILWRGIAQVIGDGKLVPFTNPTFEALGKGYVASIPTQVVIAAVVIIGAFFCIRSTLFGHHIVAVGGNEEAARLAGIRAERVKYVVYLISALLAGFAGLIETARLGMGDPSKVGVNAEFDAIAAVVVGGTPFSGGRANVLGTVVGALLMQVISTSFNMLLIPFTWSLVLKSVIILFAIFLQRPNTN
- a CDS encoding ATP-binding sensor histidine kinase — translated: MSTNSQYKVLEIISEGLETIVYRAQHIENQKNVVLKSLKSEYSNLEYVTGFKHEYEISKSLNLPGIIKVYGLENFQNCITLVLEDIAGINLKQYIDNIKPNVIDCLKISIQLTEIITSLHKENIIHKDIKPQNIIINPKSMQVKITDFSIASRLSKENAIISNPNLLKGTLAYMSPEQTGRMNRSIDYRTDFYSLGITLYELLTSKLPFNSIDPLEIVHFHIAKQPIAPDQVNPKVPEGLSKIIMKLLSKTAEERYQSGLGLKADLEICLKQLLNNGKIENFIPGKLDKSSQFTIPQKLYGREEEVAYLISAFDRVSAGKTEMMLVSGYAGIGKSCLVNEIHKPIIRQRGYFISGKFEQFKRNIPYAALIQSFQELTQQLLTESHERIVVWKQQLLEAFGDIGQVIIDVIPEIEKIVGQQPSVPQLGATESQNRFNRVFQNFIKVFTQQEHPLVLFLDDLQWADLASLKLIKMLMLEPDNQYLLIIGAYRDNEIISTHYLLQALNEIQKSGTVVNNIILEPLKIKNVHQIITDTLHSTADNTITLANLIFQKTQGNPFFINQLLQTMYQEKLLKFDFNSGVWQCEIEQIQTIGITDYDAIELITRNIKKLPKQTQQVLKLAACVGNRFSIDILAIVNEKSQSETATDLWEALQASLISPLSENYKAPLLLDQDTSNSIASQTLKISYKFFHDRVQQAAYSLIPESQRKQTHLKIGQLLLQSYQTQEIEENIFDIVNHLNFGAEFIHEQHQKDELAQLNLIASQKAKAASAYEAALSYSKIGLGLLQASAWESHYELMLALHLESVEIEYLNANFNRAAILTETILEKATSLLDRVKAYQLQIQFYMAQNQMLQAIDAGLEAIAQLGISLSETPNKQTTIANLPKLEDLKDFPVLTDPCILAALKILVTIAGAAFITNPTKTTFPQLILTVVNLCIKHGHSPLAAHGYAYYGMLLCGYLENIDAGYHSGQIAWQLLEQFPAIGIKSKVYAPFYGFTIHWKEHIRETITPLHDGIQNALEIGDLEYVGYCSVHYCGHLFFSGEQLELVAQQQVYYIDLLQKFQLDFPIIYIKIWHQLILNLQDLSENKHLLIGDSFDESKMVTYLEATNNATSLFVVYVAKMILNYLLKDYTQAVDNANLASEYISSVMGMMSVGIHNLYYSLALIALYPNVEPHIQQEYLNIINANQEKMQLWASQAPANYQHKYNLVEAEKARILGQTFVAMEYYELAIQGAKEQAYLQEEALANELAAEFYFSRGRDKQALFYLKESYNTYIRWGAITKVKELELKYPEYFSLKISHDSSSLKSGSITTSSKVSNLASFDLNTVFKASQAISSEIMLDNLLAKLMTIVMENAGAQSSCFLLEKNGQMVIEAVVGFHNNELISKTSVPLDTDQYLPMSIINYVVRTKESVVLGDASCEGIFISDPYIISKQCKSILCTPIIHQNKLIGILFLENNLTTNAFTTERLEVLKILASQAAISIENAKLYSNLSQLNDNLQQANQELENYSKNLELKVEERTQELNEKNICLKEQAKELEFTLQQLQATQLQMIQKEKMSSLGQLVAGVAHEINNPINFIYGNIAHASEYIEDLLRLIKIYEEESPDLTPQMLAEKEDIDLEFLLNDLPKLISSMKIGADRIRQIVLSLRNFSRLDEAEIKQVDIHEGIDNTLLILQHRLKTDSVHPQIKIIKNYGDLPLIDCYPSQLNQVFMNLLTNAIDALEEYNSMRSVEESAINPSYIKITTEVLEQNLLAIRIADNGIGITTDTISQIFNPFFTTKSIGKGTGLGLSISYKIIVEKHTGKISCSSVPGQGTEFLIQLPVHQHNPKLTK
- a CDS encoding hydantoinase B/oxoprolinase family protein — protein: MYTTSQPDPVRLEIFKNLYQFIAEQMGIVLQNTAASVNIKERLDFSCAIFDSSGLLVANAPHIPVHLGSMSESVRSLINSKGNTIKPGNVYLSNNPYNGGTHLPDVTAITPVFLNQENTVSSIPLFYVAARGHQADIGGITPGSMPPHSSTVEEEGIIFDNFLLVEAGIFQETAVRELLLNHPYPARNPDQNIADFNAQIAANERGAQELQKMVAQYGLQTVQAYMKFVQNNAEESVRRAIDVLKDGSFTYEMDSGAIIQVKVTINREQRSAIIDFTGTSEQLNSNFNAPKAVTQAAVLYVFRTLVDDNIPLNAGCLKPLEIIIPEGCMLNPTYPAAVVAGNVETSQTIVDALYGALGVGAASQGTMNNFTFGNERYQYYETICGGSGAGANFHGTDAVQTHMTNSRLTDPEVLETRYPVQVESFSLRPDSGGQGKYSGGNGVIRRIKFLEPMTANILSGHRHVPPFGLDGGEAGKVGFNWIERQDGRQEYLDSTATVEMQPGDVFVIETPGGGGFGSMGASV